The stretch of DNA CAGACTTCGCCATCCTTGAAATGTCCGAGACCAAGGCAGGTATCGCAGGCGCCCCAGTGGGTATTGAAACTGAAATGCTTGGGGTTGAGGGCAGAATCCATGTACCAGCCGCAATCGGGGCAGCCCGGCTTTTCGGAACAGGCGAGGCGTCCGCCCTTTTCGTCTTCTACGTACAGGATTCCATTTCCGTCGCGATAGCCCCGTTCAAAGGCCTCCACCAAGCGGGCACGGTTGGATTCCTTGACCACCACGCAGTCCACCACGGCCAAAAGCTGGCGCTCCCGGGTAGGGATTTTCGGCAGCGGAAGCTCCACCAGTTTCTTGCCCAGGTAAGCCTTGCGGTAACCCTTTTCTGTCAAGATTTTAGACAACTTAATTACATCGTTGATTTCGAAGGGAGCAAGGACCGTCACCATCTTGTTCAGGTCACGGTCAAAGGCATACTGCATAAGGTCACCCGCGGAGTACGAATCCACGGGTTTCCCGCAATGCAAGCAATGCGGCGTGCCGACCCTCGCCCACAAAATGCGGAAATAGTCGTAAATCTCGGTGAGGGTCGCCACCGTACTCCGCGGACTTTTGCTGGCGCTTTTCTGGTCGATGGCGATAGCCGGGGCAAGTCCCGTGATGGAATCGATGCTCCCGTGGTCGGGGCGGCCAAGGAAGCGACGGGCGTAAGTACTGAGGGTTTCTACAAAGCGACGCTGGCCTTCGCTAAAGAGGGTATGGAAAGCGAGGCTGGACTTGCCGGAGCCCGAAACTCCGGTGATTACCGTAAGCTTGTGCCGGGGAATAGTGACGTCGATGTTTTTCAGGTTGTGCTTGCGGGCGCCGTGGACCTCCATATCCAGGGAGTAAGCCTCCCCCGCCTTGAGGGACCTGTCGAACTGCTTGTTCTCCCCATGCTTTTTCAAAAGCACAGGCGCCAGGTATTTGCCGGTCTGGCTTTTCTTGTTCTTTGCAATCTGCTCCGGAGTACCTACGGCCACGATGCGTCCGCCGCCTACACCCGCTTCGGGCCCGAGGTCGATAATCCAGTCGGCGCACTTGATTACATCCAGATTGTGCTCAATGACCACCACGCTGTTCCCGAGACTCCGCAAGCGGTTCAGGCATTCCAAGAGCCTGCGGATATCTTCAAAGTGCAGACCCGTAGTGGGTTCGTCCAGCAGGTAAAGGGTCTTGCCCGTGCCCGGGCGACGCAGTTCCGAGGCAATCTTGATGCGCTGGGCCTCACCGCCGCTGAGGGTGGTAGAAGGCTGGCCAAGCGTCAGGTAACCCAGGCCCACTTCCTTGAGCAAGTTCAAGGGTTCTGCAATTTTTGGCAGGTCCTTGAAAAATTCCGCCGCATCGGCAATGCTCATTTCCAGAATCTCGGAAATATTCTTGCCCTTGAAATAGATTTCGCGGGTGGCATCGTTAAAACGCTTGCCGTCGCACACATCGCAGGTCACCTGCACACTGGGCAAAATGTGCATGTCCACCACTTTTATGCCCGCCCCTTCGCAAGCGTCACAGCGGCCGCCCTTCACGTTAAAGCTGAAACGGCTCTTGGTGTAGCCACGGACCTTGCTTTCGGGCAGGCTACCGAACAGGTCGCGGATATCGTCCCAAATTTTCGTGTAGGTCGCCGGATTGCTCCGGGGCGTGCGACCGATAGGCGTCTGGTCAATTTCAATTACCTTGTCGATGTTCTCGAGCCCTTCCAGATGGTCGAACTTACCTACAGGCTCTTCGGAGTTGTAAAACACCCGGGCAAGTTCACGACGCAGAATCTGGTTTACGAGAGTGCTCTTGCCAGAGCCGGAAACGCCGGTAACTACGGTAAAGGCTCCGTCCAGCGGGATTTCCACGTCGATGTTCTTCAGGTTGTTCTCAGACGCGCCACAGATTTTCAGCTTGGGGGTATTCTTGTCAATCCTCTTGCGGTTTGCCGGAATCTCGATGGCCTTGCGACCGCTCAGGTAGGCACCCGTAAGCGAAGACTTGTTCTTTTCCAGTTCTTCTACAGTTCCGGCCGCCAAAATCCGGCCACCCTCTACGCCAGCGCCGGGCCCTACGTCTATGACGCAGTCGGCGTGACGCATGGTGTCTTCGTCGTGCTCCACGATGACCAGGCTGTTGCCCTGGGCACGCAGGTGCTCCAGCATTTCCAAAAGCTTGTCGTTATCCCGCGGGTGAAGCCCGATGCTGGGTTCGTCCAGAATGTAAAGCACCCCCTGGAGCCCTGCCCCTACGGCACTGGCCAGGCGGATTCGCTGGGCCTCGCCGCCGCTCAGGGTAGAAGCCTTGCGGCTGATGTTCAGGTAGCCAAGGCCAACCGTCTTCAAGAAATTCAGGCGACCCCGGATTTCGCGGAAGATTTCCTTGCCTATCCGCAATTCCTTTTCGGAAAGTTTCAGGCCGTTGAAAAAGTCGGCGGACTTATCGACGGACCAATCCGTCAGTTCCGTGATATTGTGGCCATGAAACTCCACCGCATTCGCCATGCGGTTGATGCGGGTACCCCCGCACTCGGGACAGACTCCGATTTTCATGAACTTGCGGAAATGGAAAATATGCCACATGTCCCACAGTTCCTGCATCACGGAGACCACTCCGCTTTCGTTGCCGCTGGGAGGGCCGTACAAGAAGGCATGGCGCTGCTTTTCGGTCAGCTTTTTCCAGGGAGTATCCAGGGAGCAGTGCATTTCGTTGGCGATAGTCCGCAAGTTCCGCCAGCCGAAATCAGAAAAGATAATCGTGCCCGTGTCCTTCTTTTGACAAGCAAAACAGCCCTGCTTGATAGATAGGTTCGGGTCGGGCACTACCAGGTTCAGGTCGAACTCGCAACTTTCTCCCAAGCCCTTACAGGCGGGGCAACGGCCCTTGGGGTCATTAAAGCTGAAGAACCGGGGTTCCAGTTCCGGAATAGAGATACCGCACTTGGGGCAGGCAAGCTCCGTACCCTGGAGGCGGTATTCCTCCTTCACATTTCCTGCGCCATCCTTGCCCTCGCCCGACGACAGCAAAAAACTCACCAGTTTTCCGTCGGTCAGCTTCAGCGCCCCTTCCA from Fibrobacter sp. encodes:
- the uvrA gene encoding excinuclease ABC subunit UvrA — translated: MTKFIDIRDAHEHNLQHVDLKIPRDSIVVVTGVSGSGKSSLAFDTVFQEGQRRFVESLSVYARQFIGRMKHPEVESVRGISPTISIDQKTVNRNPRSTVGTVVEILDHYRLLFARLGVPHCPKCGRVIKAQTVDQIVDNLYVGDEGKQITVMAPIVQERKGEYRKELAELKEDGFVRARVDGEIYRIEEVPALVRYEKHTIEAVIDRMTLERKNMSRLREALEGALKLTDGKLVSFLLSSGEGKDGAGNVKEEYRLQGTELACPKCGISIPELEPRFFSFNDPKGRCPACKGLGESCEFDLNLVVPDPNLSIKQGCFACQKKDTGTIIFSDFGWRNLRTIANEMHCSLDTPWKKLTEKQRHAFLYGPPSGNESGVVSVMQELWDMWHIFHFRKFMKIGVCPECGGTRINRMANAVEFHGHNITELTDWSVDKSADFFNGLKLSEKELRIGKEIFREIRGRLNFLKTVGLGYLNISRKASTLSGGEAQRIRLASAVGAGLQGVLYILDEPSIGLHPRDNDKLLEMLEHLRAQGNSLVIVEHDEDTMRHADCVIDVGPGAGVEGGRILAAGTVEELEKNKSSLTGAYLSGRKAIEIPANRKRIDKNTPKLKICGASENNLKNIDVEIPLDGAFTVVTGVSGSGKSTLVNQILRRELARVFYNSEEPVGKFDHLEGLENIDKVIEIDQTPIGRTPRSNPATYTKIWDDIRDLFGSLPESKVRGYTKSRFSFNVKGGRCDACEGAGIKVVDMHILPSVQVTCDVCDGKRFNDATREIYFKGKNISEILEMSIADAAEFFKDLPKIAEPLNLLKEVGLGYLTLGQPSTTLSGGEAQRIKIASELRRPGTGKTLYLLDEPTTGLHFEDIRRLLECLNRLRSLGNSVVVIEHNLDVIKCADWIIDLGPEAGVGGGRIVAVGTPEQIAKNKKSQTGKYLAPVLLKKHGENKQFDRSLKAGEAYSLDMEVHGARKHNLKNIDVTIPRHKLTVITGVSGSGKSSLAFHTLFSEGQRRFVETLSTYARRFLGRPDHGSIDSITGLAPAIAIDQKSASKSPRSTVATLTEIYDYFRILWARVGTPHCLHCGKPVDSYSAGDLMQYAFDRDLNKMVTVLAPFEINDVIKLSKILTEKGYRKAYLGKKLVELPLPKIPTRERQLLAVVDCVVVKESNRARLVEAFERGYRDGNGILYVEDEKGGRLACSEKPGCPDCGWYMDSALNPKHFSFNTHWGACDTCLGLGHFKDGEVCPDCHGERLKPEYLAVRIAGKNIMDVHHMSISEALDWFTHVNFKGEKNGESKKTVAEPLFREIIGRLEFLISVGLGYIGLDRAGDTLSGGESQRIRLASQIGSGLEGVLYVLDEPTVGLHESDTAKLLDSLYRLRDLGNTLVVVEHDMKMMQAADHIIDMGPAAGEFGGEVVAEGSPKQLSKPYALQQFPRSETVKYLTGSIPVTNQMAVRPVTEDSEFYEFKGLKKNNLKILSVKFPKGAISVVCGVSGSGKSSMVVDEIFPALKKKFQARGRKKQSGEVLLVDQSPISGTPRSTPASYTGVFDDIRKLFAKLPQAKVKGFDYGRFSYNLARGRCEACEGRGAISVEMHFLSDIWETCEVCGGKRYNQETLTVTFKGKNIADVLDLRIDEACEFFKDQPKILPKLECLRDVGLGYLRLGQPVTTLSGGESQRLKLAAELSRKSAGEMVYLLDEPTTGLHLKDIQILWNLLRRLSARGDTLIVIEHHPDIIRMADWKVELGPTGGSQGGYLLKMGVNS